The Candidatus Krumholzibacteriia bacterium genome contains the following window.
CAGGCCACGCGCCATCCCGATCCGCGCCTGCGCCGGGCCGCCGCCATGGCCCTCGGGCGCATCCAAGATGCGGCAGCGCTGGAGGCGCTCCTGCCGCTTCTCGACGATGCCGACTCGACGGTGGTGGAGCAGACGGCGTGGGCCTTGCGGCAGCTGCAGGGTCTGCAGGAGCCACAGCGCTCGCGCCTCGAGCTGGCGCTCGACAGCAAGATCGAAAGCGAACCGACCTCCAGACGCTGGATGTTCATCGAAGCGGTGCGCCCCCACGCGAGCGCCCTTTCCTTCGCCGCCGTGAGCCCCTGGGTGGCGGCGGGCTTGTTCGCCGGCATGGGCTCGGAAGCGCGAGCGCCACGCCTGGAGGGCATGGCAGCGCTCACGCTGGCGAACATCGACACCGAGCGGGCCCTCGATCTCCTCGCCGACCTGGGTTCCCTCACCAACCGCGAGTCGGAAGCGGCCTGGCGCATCGCCGAGGCCATGACGATCCGGCCAGACTCCACCTTCCTGCCCTCAGTGCTTTCCCTCCTCCGCCACCCCGACGCTTACGCTCGCGCGGCGGGAGCCCGGGCGCTGTCCAAATACCCCGACGCCGGGAAAGCGCCGGCGCTCTATCCGCTTCTCGCCGACCCGGAATGGGAGGTCAGGGCCAGCGCCTTGAGCGCCCTCGGACAGCTCGGCGACCCGGAGGCACGCACCTACTGTGCTTCGATGGTGGCGGACACGCACCCCCTCGTGCGCGAGGCGGCGCTCGCGGCGCTGGAAAAGCTCGGCGCCGGGAAAGACACCCATCTGGTGCGGGAAGTGCGCGCCGATCCGGCGCCGGCAGTGCGCCTCGCGGCGCTCAGAGTCCTGGCGAAAGCCGAGGGCGCCAAGGCCCGAGACGCCTTCGAGGCGGCGCGGGGAGACAGCGTCGATTTCGTCCGCGCCGAAGCGCTCGCCGTGGCGGTCGACGTCCTGGGTGCCGAACCGGCGACGACGCTCTTGCTCGCCACCCTGAGCGACGCGGGGCCGCTGGAGCGCGCCCAGGCGACGCAAGCTCTCGGCGCCCTGGGCAAGGAGCTGCCGCGTCGCGAGCGCAGCAGCGTGCGCCTGGCTCTCGAGCGGGCGCTGGAAGACGAGGACTTCGTCGTCGCCGCCCAGGCCGCGGATGCTCTCGGCTCCCTCGCCTTCGCTGAAAGCGGCCCGGCGCTGGTGGCCGCGTACCAACGCTGGCAGCAGGGCCACAACGGCATCGACGTGCGTCTCGCTGTGCTCCCGGCGCTCGCCGCCCTTCCCGGTGCGGGTCGCGCGCCTGCCACCATGGCCTGCCTCGAGAGCGCCCAGGGTGGAGCCGAACCGCGTCTCGTGCAGGTGGCGCGCGAAGCGCTCGCCAAGCTGCGCGGCCAGAAGGAAACGCCAGCACCGCCGCCGCCACAGGCACGCCCTGGTGTCGTGCCCTCGGCGCTGCCGCCCATCGACCTGGGTGCGGTGCGCGTGCGCCTGGTGACGCCCCGCGGCACGGCCGTCCTCGAGCTGGACGGCGACGATTACCCGCGCACGGTAGCCAACTTCCTGCACCTGGTGGATACGGGGTTCTACCGCGACGGCGTCTTCCATCGCGTGGTTCCGGCTTTCGTCGTGCAGGGAGGATGTCCGCGGGGCGACGGCTGGGGCGATGCGGGAGAGTTCCTGCCCTGCGAGATCGGCAACTTGCGT
Protein-coding sequences here:
- a CDS encoding peptidylprolyl isomerase, giving the protein MRGQRLAFLALVLLLGSLHGACGGGRVSDHAAPDSTRAARQRLVALESARSFGDSTLFQATRHPDPRLRRAAAMALGRIQDAAALEALLPLLDDADSTVVEQTAWALRQLQGLQEPQRSRLELALDSKIESEPTSRRWMFIEAVRPHASALSFAAVSPWVAAGLFAGMGSEARAPRLEGMAALTLANIDTERALDLLADLGSLTNRESEAAWRIAEAMTIRPDSTFLPSVLSLLRHPDAYARAAGARALSKYPDAGKAPALYPLLADPEWEVRASALSALGQLGDPEARTYCASMVADTHPLVREAALAALEKLGAGKDTHLVREVRADPAPAVRLAALRVLAKAEGAKARDAFEAARGDSVDFVRAEALAVAVDVLGAEPATTLLLATLSDAGPLERAQATQALGALGKELPRRERSSVRLALERALEDEDFVVAAQAADALGSLAFAESGPALVAAYQRWQQGHNGIDVRLAVLPALAALPGAGRAPATMACLESAQGGAEPRLVQVAREALAKLRGQKETPAPPPPQARPGVVPSALPPIDLGAVRVRLVTPRGTAVLELDGDDYPRTVANFLHLVDTGFYRDGVFHRVVPAFVVQGGCPRGDGWGDAGEFLPCEIGNLRYDREGIVGMAHAGKDTGGSQFFITHLPVPRLDGRYTAFGRVVAGMDVVDRILRGDRFRLERETPATVP